GGCAGAGCCAACCTTAAGATTAATGTCCACTGGAGGAAAGGAAAGCTCTTCAATCAAGAACTTCGAAAGAAGATCCTCGTAATGCTGCCCGGTATGAATCAGTTCTATCTCGATGCTGGGAGATGACGGATCGTTGCGCGAGGCTGCGTTCAAGGCGTGAATCAACGGCGCGGTTTTCATATAATTCGGGCGCGCGCCGATAACCACCATGATTTTTAAAGAAGTGATATTCATAGTCTCAGAAAGGTTTTAAATTGCTCATTTGGCAAAAAGTTTAGAGCCCTTTTTCATACAATGGTAGAAGTTTGGAGAGATGAGAGCGCCATTCAAAAAGCCCCCCCCCGGCGCTCCCGAGCCGCTCGCGCTCAACTTCGGAAGCCTCAGGGGCGCTCAATACCTCTCCCAATATTTGAGCGATCTGACTTTCATCATTAAAATCATCCAGCAACCAACCGAGGCGATGTTCCTGGATATGGGCCTGGGTGTCACCAATGCCGGTGCTCGCAAGAACGGGAACCCCAGATGAGACATATTCCCCGAATTTCGTAGGGCAAGCCACTTCATTGACAAGACTCTTCTCGCGTAGCAAAAGACCAACATCAGCGGCTCGAATATAGCTAGCAATTTCTTCATGGGCGACTTGCATTATCGTCATGTGCTCGGAGGCGATCCCTTCCTCCTCAAGAAAGCTTCGCATTACATCGGGCTCCTGGGACAAAACAAGCAGGTGGCTCCGGTCATCTTGCTCCAGTGCATATCGAAATACCTTGCCAATTACCTCAGGAATCTGCCAAGCTTTCGCGCTTCCCACATAAAGAAAAACCCTTTTAGCGATGAGCTTCAATTTTTCTCTCACCTCATCACGAGATTTTTCATCGGGCCGAAATCGCGATGTATCCACGCAACCCGGAAGAACAACAACATTTTCGGGTTTGATGGAATAATTCCTTAGCAAGTATCCTCTTAAAGGATTTGATACACAGGTCACCGCCTGCGCACCCTCAACCGCTACTCGCTCAAGCGATTTAAGCCCTCTACTGCGCCAGCCAGAGTTTCTTATCTTATTCCCGATAGAAACTTGCCCTCGCCTGATGCCGGCCTCCTCGACCATAACACCCCGAACATCGGTCAGGACGGGCAAAGAGCTTCCCAACGATTTTACAGCGACATATCCGGAATAACTCCCGCGACAATGAACCATCCGGTATTTATGAGACACATCAAGATTGCGGCTGAAGCTGCACCGGGAAAAATAGGTGGACCAGTTGCCAAGATAACGAAGATGCCATATTTGGCGAAATGTCCCATCAAGCTTGCTCCGGACTTCCGAAATTTTTTCTTGCAAGAGTGGATCAAAATTCCGCTTCGGGCCCCGAGCGGAATACAGGTCAACCTTGATTTTTTCCTTTTCGAGCTCGGCAATCAAACCCATCACCTGAGAATCGAAAACGGAATCAAGCACACCATCACAAGTAAGATAGGCGATATTCATCAAGACTCACAAAGAGAAGAAAATCAAATTCGCATGTCAGGCATCCGGGCCAGATAACCACTTAATCTTAGCAGCCCATAAAGAAAAGAATGACACCAGATATATCGAACCTGGAATAAACAGCAACCAAACAAATTGCATCCGGTGCCGGTAGGCGGTTCCAACATTACCAGAAGTTAGACCATAGGCCACCAAAGACACAAATATATAAGCAAGAATAAATCTCACCATGCCAAGCTGCGTCCAGCCCATCGCCCGAATTCCTGCAATGCCTGCCACGATAAATAAGTAGAATATCAGATTTTCTAGAACTGAAATCTTTAAAAATAGGGTTTTCGATTGCCAGGGAAAGGGAGAGAAGAGGAAAACACCCATCCTGAAAGGGAGCCGTAAAGCAAAGTCAAAATATGAAGCATCTACAACGTCCGAAAAAATCAATTTTGTTCCGTCATCCACTCCAGCTGGCAATTTTTTCGACCTAATCTTCTCCAGCATATCTTCGGAAAATCGCCATTTATTTATAAAGGATTGATAATTTTCATCCGCCTTTTTATAACTTTTTCTCGCGGCCTCCACCTTTCTTTTCATTTCAGCAATGACGCTTTCCCGAACCCCCTTATTTATTAGCGTCTGAAGTTCGCCATTCGCCGTCTGATATTTATTTTCGGCGTCGTTTTTATTCTCGATCGCCCTTTTGTACTCCGGCTCTGCCTTCAATCCAAGCGTCGTTTGAGCATGTAATTTATTGAAATTTTCTGGATACACGAACGACAACCTCGAAGCGCTTAAGCTGCCAGTAAATGTTTTATCCATTCCGTACAGCGCGTATCTCAGATTAGCGAAACAATAACTTCCTATCAAAAAAAGAAATCCAGAGATTAAAATGACTGAGACGCCCATTGCTCTCATACACCAAAAAGTAAGGCGAGGTTTCCGTCGATCCCATCCAAAGGTGGCCATTCCCGCAGCTGCCAAAGATCCAACAATGAAAATCATCTGATGAGCCCGAAACAGACACAAGCCGAACGCCAACAGAACGCACCCCCCGCATTTCAGCACCACCCGCCGTTCGTTGCCTTTTTCAATCCCGATCATCCAGCGGATAATTGTCGTCAGCATCAAAATAACAACGGTATCTCGGGAGGGCTGTCCAGTCACAAATACAAACGAGGGTAAAATCGCCCATATACCTGCCGTCAACAAAGCCGCTTTAGTACCCGCCAAATATTTTGTTGAGAAATAAATGTTCTGGATAATTAGCACGCCTAAGAGAGCACTAAGAATTTGCACTGTTAAGGGAACTGGCCCAAGAACGAAATAAATACTAGCGATGAGCATGACAAAATTTCGAAAAACTTCTGGATATCCTTTATATTCATTGAAATCACCACGAAAGACCTCTTCGGCAACTCTAAGATATCTCGCGGTATCGTCAAAATATTTCTCTGGAATTAAATCAAAATACTGTAGAAGAAACACAACCCCGACGCGCAACACTAACGCTACGAGCAGAATTATGAAATAAATTCTTTTCTCGGGTGACGAGCGCATCAATCCGCTAAAGATATACGCAACCACAGCGACAAGTACTAATATCGACAAGAAGACGTCCAACTTCATCCCCTTAAAATAAATTACAAATCTCTAAACTTTTGAGGCACAAAACAATTCAACAATTCAAGAATCACACCAGTGATTTAGTTTGTGGCAGAATCATCTAATCTGAGGGATAATTTCCAGCAATATGATTTCAGAATGCAAACAATCGGTAGATAAACTTTTTAATCAGTAAGGGTTATTCAAGGTAGTTGAATATGAATTCAAAAACAAAATCGTCACGCGGCACCACGAACGGAAGCATGCGCCGCCAATGCGGTCTCGCTTGATTGAAGAGCTTCTTCAAGTGTCATGGTGGGGTTCGACTTTCCTGTTATCGAATCGAAAAATGCCATCAATTGCTGGCGATGACCTTTATCCTGAGCAGAGCGGGACACTGATTTGCCGTTTTCTGAATACAGAGTCAGTTCTCGAAAATCGTCAATAACACCCGAGGCGCCGCCTCGGAACATCTCTATCCGCTCCTTGGGCATTTCATCATTTCCAACCGTCGCAAAAACAATCGTAGCGACAGAACCGCCTCGATAGCGTATCGCCGCAGTATAGCTATCCAATGAAGCCACAGTTTCGCCGTCAGCAGGCAATGCCCTGGCCCACACTTCATCTACGTTTTCTTGAATTAACCATCCACAAAAATCAATAAAGTGACATCCTTCCCCGACAATGCGCCCGCCACCGACAGCCGGATCTTGTGTCCAGT
The sequence above is drawn from the Nitrospinaceae bacterium genome and encodes:
- a CDS encoding glycosyltransferase — its product is MNIAYLTCDGVLDSVFDSQVMGLIAELEKEKIKVDLYSARGPKRNFDPLLQEKISEVRSKLDGTFRQIWHLRYLGNWSTYFSRCSFSRNLDVSHKYRMVHCRGSYSGYVAVKSLGSSLPVLTDVRGVMVEEAGIRRGQVSIGNKIRNSGWRSRGLKSLERVAVEGAQAVTCVSNPLRGYLLRNYSIKPENVVVLPGCVDTSRFRPDEKSRDEVREKLKLIAKRVFLYVGSAKAWQIPEVIGKVFRYALEQDDRSHLLVLSQEPDVMRSFLEEEGIASEHMTIMQVAHEEIASYIRAADVGLLLREKSLVNEVACPTKFGEYVSSGVPVLASTGIGDTQAHIQEHRLGWLLDDFNDESQIAQILGEVLSAPEASEVERERLGSAGGGLFEWRSHLSKLLPLYEKGL